The following coding sequences are from one Desulfosoma caldarium window:
- a CDS encoding PFL family protein: protein MLSDREILSTLEMLRSEHLDVRTVTLGISLFDCADSDVNAFCEKIRQKILRLAHDLVSVCDEVGDKYGIPVVNKRVAVSPLAVVGAAFGREELVKAAQALDDAAQIVRVDFIGGFSALVEKGFTNGDVSLMDAIPDALAKTQRVCASVNVASTKAGINMDAVHMMGQIIKRTADATADADGIGCAKLCVFANIPPDIPFMAGAYLGVGEPEAVINVGVSGPGVVRKAIDRARRSNPGLDLGQLAEVIKHTAFKVTRVGELIGREVARRLDIPFGVVDLSLAPTPNVGDSVGEIFQSLGLHSIGVPGSTAVLAMLNDAVKKGGAFASSYVGGLSGAFIPVSEDLNISEAARRGHLSLEKLEAMTSVCSVGLDMVALPGDTSAETLAAIIADEMAIGVINRKTTAARLIPVPGKKAGEKAYFGGLLGEATIIPVPNGELSTEFICLGGRIPAPVQSLNN from the coding sequence ATGCTTTCGGACCGTGAGATTCTTTCCACCTTGGAAATGCTTCGAAGCGAACATTTGGACGTGCGCACGGTGACCCTGGGCATCAGTCTTTTTGATTGTGCCGATTCCGATGTGAACGCATTTTGTGAAAAAATCCGGCAAAAAATCCTTCGCCTGGCCCACGACCTCGTCTCCGTCTGCGACGAAGTGGGAGACAAGTACGGCATTCCCGTGGTCAACAAACGCGTGGCCGTCAGTCCCTTGGCCGTCGTTGGGGCTGCCTTTGGACGGGAAGAGCTTGTCAAGGCGGCCCAGGCCCTTGACGACGCCGCTCAAATCGTTCGCGTGGACTTTATCGGAGGGTTCAGCGCTCTTGTGGAAAAGGGATTCACCAACGGGGATGTGAGCCTCATGGATGCCATTCCGGACGCTCTCGCAAAGACTCAGCGCGTGTGCGCTTCGGTGAACGTGGCAAGCACCAAGGCCGGCATTAACATGGACGCGGTCCATATGATGGGCCAAATCATCAAGCGCACGGCTGACGCCACAGCCGACGCCGACGGCATCGGGTGCGCCAAGCTGTGCGTGTTTGCCAACATTCCTCCAGACATTCCCTTTATGGCCGGAGCCTACCTGGGCGTCGGGGAACCAGAGGCGGTCATCAATGTGGGCGTCAGCGGCCCCGGAGTGGTGCGCAAAGCCATTGACCGAGCACGCCGATCCAACCCAGGGCTGGATTTGGGCCAGTTGGCGGAAGTCATCAAACACACCGCTTTCAAGGTGACCCGTGTGGGGGAACTCATCGGGCGCGAAGTCGCCCGACGCTTGGACATTCCCTTTGGCGTGGTGGACTTGAGCCTCGCACCCACGCCCAACGTGGGGGACAGTGTGGGTGAGATTTTTCAGAGCCTGGGCCTGCACAGCATCGGTGTGCCTGGCTCCACCGCCGTTTTGGCCATGCTCAACGATGCCGTGAAAAAAGGGGGCGCCTTTGCCAGCAGTTACGTTGGAGGCTTGAGCGGGGCGTTTATTCCCGTGAGCGAAGATCTGAACATTTCGGAGGCGGCCCGCCGAGGGCACCTCAGCCTGGAAAAGCTAGAAGCCATGACCAGCGTCTGCTCCGTGGGCCTGGACATGGTGGCCCTTCCCGGGGACACGTCGGCAGAAACCCTGGCCGCCATCATCGCCGACGAAATGGCCATCGGCGTCATCAATCGCAAGACCACGGCGGCTCGACTCATTCCCGTGCCCGGAAAAAAGGCAGGAGAAAAGGCCTACTTTGGAGGCCTTTTGGGAGAAGCGACCATCATTCCCGTGCCTAACGGGGAATTGTCCACGGAATTCATCTGCCTTGGGGGCCGCATTCCCGCCCCCGTACAAAGCCTCAATAACTGA
- a CDS encoding B12-binding domain-containing radical SAM protein, with the protein MKVLLVYPEVAETFWSFKHALRIVRRKAAFPPLGLLTVAALLPSHWEKRVVDMNTRPLKDEDILWADYVFVSAMIAQRRSTKEVVRRCSSLGVPVVGGGPLFYGYAEEFPDVDHVVIGEGESIVPELVADLEAGRARPLYRTDEHPQLDRTPLPLWDLIRLKDYASMSVQYSRGCPFNCEFCDIIVLNGRKPRTKPPEQMIAELEALYARKWQGSVFIVDDNFIGNKHSVKTVLEHIIRWQERRGRKFSFYTEASVDLAEDKELMDLMVRAGFNKVFLGLETPSTESLKECGKGQNLRRPLAESVRIIQENGLAVMGGFIIGFDNDPPDIFQKQVHFVQSTGVVTAMIGLLTAVPETRLYKRLEREGRLLFKPNGDNTSIEGTLNFIPKMDRQKIMDGYRWVMDTIYSPQMYYERIKAFLETYRPRAKAVLEKNDIVTFLRSLWYLGVRDTKDSRSCFWKLLKETLLHYRASLADVVTVLVYGYHFRKLFHSGMFKNSEVADGHS; encoded by the coding sequence ATGAAAGTTCTTTTGGTTTACCCGGAGGTTGCTGAAACCTTTTGGAGTTTCAAGCACGCTCTGCGCATCGTGCGCCGCAAAGCGGCTTTTCCGCCACTAGGTCTTTTGACGGTTGCGGCTCTTTTGCCGAGCCATTGGGAAAAAAGGGTGGTGGACATGAACACCCGTCCCCTCAAAGACGAAGATATTTTATGGGCGGACTATGTGTTTGTCAGTGCCATGATTGCTCAGCGCCGATCTACTAAAGAAGTGGTGCGCCGATGTTCCAGTCTCGGTGTGCCTGTCGTGGGAGGCGGTCCCCTGTTCTACGGCTATGCGGAGGAATTTCCGGATGTGGACCATGTGGTCATCGGGGAAGGGGAAAGCATTGTTCCGGAACTTGTGGCCGACTTGGAAGCCGGGCGTGCGCGGCCCCTTTACCGCACGGACGAACATCCACAGCTGGATCGCACCCCATTGCCCTTATGGGATCTGATTCGTCTCAAGGACTACGCCAGCATGAGTGTACAGTATTCTCGAGGGTGCCCGTTCAACTGCGAGTTTTGTGACATCATCGTGCTCAACGGCCGAAAGCCGCGCACCAAGCCGCCGGAACAGATGATCGCCGAACTGGAAGCGCTCTACGCCAGAAAATGGCAGGGATCCGTGTTCATTGTGGACGACAATTTCATCGGCAACAAGCATAGCGTCAAGACCGTGCTGGAACACATCATCCGCTGGCAGGAACGGCGAGGCCGAAAGTTCAGCTTTTACACGGAAGCCTCCGTGGACCTGGCCGAAGACAAAGAACTGATGGATCTCATGGTTCGAGCCGGATTCAACAAGGTTTTTTTGGGATTGGAAACGCCTTCCACGGAAAGCCTCAAAGAATGTGGCAAGGGCCAAAATCTGCGCCGCCCATTGGCCGAATCGGTGCGCATCATTCAAGAAAACGGGCTCGCCGTCATGGGCGGTTTCATCATCGGCTTTGACAACGATCCTCCGGACATTTTTCAAAAGCAGGTGCATTTCGTGCAATCCACCGGCGTGGTGACGGCCATGATCGGCCTGCTGACGGCTGTCCCTGAAACGCGGCTTTACAAAAGGCTGGAACGGGAAGGGCGCCTTCTCTTCAAGCCCAACGGGGACAACACCAGCATCGAGGGCACCCTCAATTTTATTCCCAAAATGGATCGACAGAAGATCATGGACGGCTATCGTTGGGTCATGGACACCATCTATTCTCCGCAGATGTACTACGAACGCATCAAAGCGTTCCTGGAAACCTACCGGCCTCGCGCCAAAGCCGTCCTGGAAAAGAACGACATTGTCACTTTTCTGCGTTCCTTGTGGTACCTGGGTGTTCGAGACACAAAGGACTCTCGATCCTGCTTTTGGAAGCTCCTGAAGGAAACGCTCCTTCACTATCGCGCAAGCCTCGCCGACGTGGTGACCGTTCTCGTCTACGGCTATCACTTTCGGAAGCTGTTTCATTCGGGCATGTTCAAAAATTCGGAAGTGGCCGACGGGCACTCGTAA
- a CDS encoding HD family phosphohydrolase, with amino-acid sequence MERDKSFDSRRLNSETLGGRFRMPQGWKNPEHAKVLLVVVFSLAAALLITPTFLKRPPAYRIGDVATHDIKADRDFLMLDQEATKQKRQSARQDAPLIFDLHEKAAQIAVLRLSRAFKTTRGALHDALLQETNGLMPDHRVRLSARSSSTQKEGGEPRIPSFRAAFEEALGFSVPENIYLILAGEHFSPSLEERVIGWLHIIFEEGILPDAGDPDLVALQSMQPARRSVQVRMIPSLRERTVVSLSHFMDIHRAREKATTRILQQEGDIQSARAIAYLCAQLLEPNLFFNRLETQRAESAAAEAVKPVYVQIKKNEMIIRDGQKLAEEDLHKLEAYASALPKKRALSAFWAIWLFSALFLAVLWHMLSLRIPSVRLDFHDYVFLASVLLVVLVLCRTADWLSASVGSQPGYFNQRSFLYAVPIAAGAMLASIFFGLTTAVFFSLAVSVFAALLCGNDFQVFVFALLGSLVGSYGVNPCRNRLVPIRAGLLTGATNAACLTLFALFQEHGSSVAVLVNAFLGFMGGIVSGVLATGFTPLAELLFGYTTDIRLLELASMDQPLLQELMIQAPGTYHHSLIVGNMTEAAAKSIGANSLLAKVAGYYHDIGKIKKPLYFIENQFDAENRHEKLAPSMSSLILISHVKDGVELARKHRLGKPIIDIIRQHHGKSLISYFYQKAMEAREKTKTSKGAELPPINIDDYRYPGPKPQTKEAGLVMLADMVEAACRSLSEPTPARIQGMVSRLINSAFTDGQLDECELTLKDLHQIAKHFHQILATVHHKRIEYPAQASSTKGKPNGTDSHQREVRPDKDRPGTAAASGRTDLKRLGLQ; translated from the coding sequence ATGGAACGAGACAAGAGTTTCGACAGTCGTCGCCTGAATTCGGAGACCTTGGGCGGGCGGTTCAGGATGCCGCAAGGGTGGAAAAACCCTGAACATGCCAAGGTGCTTTTGGTGGTGGTGTTTTCTCTGGCGGCCGCCCTGTTGATCACCCCTACCTTTTTGAAGCGCCCTCCGGCTTATCGCATTGGCGACGTGGCGACCCACGATATCAAGGCGGATCGGGACTTCCTTATGCTGGACCAGGAGGCGACCAAACAAAAAAGGCAATCGGCTCGTCAGGACGCCCCCCTCATTTTCGATCTTCACGAAAAGGCGGCCCAAATCGCAGTCCTTCGACTCTCACGGGCATTCAAGACCACGCGCGGCGCCCTTCATGACGCTCTTCTTCAGGAAACCAATGGCCTCATGCCGGACCACCGGGTTCGGCTTTCGGCGCGGTCTTCCAGCACGCAAAAAGAAGGGGGCGAGCCTCGCATACCGTCCTTTCGAGCCGCCTTTGAAGAAGCCTTGGGATTTTCCGTTCCGGAAAACATTTACTTGATCTTGGCCGGCGAACACTTTTCACCGTCTTTGGAAGAACGTGTCATCGGCTGGCTTCACATCATTTTTGAAGAAGGCATTCTTCCCGATGCGGGGGATCCGGACCTGGTGGCCCTACAATCAATGCAACCGGCCCGAAGATCGGTTCAGGTGCGCATGATTCCGTCGCTTCGAGAACGAACGGTTGTCTCGCTCAGCCATTTCATGGACATTCATCGGGCTCGAGAAAAGGCCACAACGCGCATTCTTCAGCAGGAAGGCGACATTCAATCGGCACGGGCCATCGCGTATCTTTGCGCCCAGCTTTTGGAACCCAATCTGTTTTTCAATCGGCTGGAAACCCAACGGGCAGAGAGTGCCGCTGCGGAAGCCGTCAAGCCGGTGTATGTGCAGATCAAGAAAAACGAAATGATCATTCGCGATGGCCAGAAGCTTGCCGAGGAAGATCTGCACAAGCTCGAAGCCTACGCCTCAGCTCTACCCAAGAAACGTGCTCTGTCCGCCTTTTGGGCCATCTGGCTGTTTTCGGCCTTGTTTTTGGCCGTGCTGTGGCACATGCTTTCCCTACGCATTCCTTCGGTACGTCTGGATTTTCATGATTATGTGTTTCTTGCCAGCGTGCTCCTCGTCGTCTTGGTGCTGTGCCGAACCGCCGACTGGCTCAGCGCCTCAGTGGGCTCACAACCCGGCTATTTTAATCAGCGGAGCTTTCTTTACGCGGTTCCCATTGCGGCGGGAGCCATGCTGGCCAGTATCTTTTTTGGGCTCACCACGGCCGTCTTCTTTTCCCTGGCCGTCAGTGTCTTTGCGGCACTCCTGTGCGGCAACGATTTTCAGGTGTTTGTCTTTGCCCTTTTGGGGTCCCTCGTGGGAAGCTACGGGGTCAACCCGTGTCGAAACCGGCTGGTTCCCATCCGGGCAGGCCTGCTCACAGGGGCCACCAACGCGGCGTGCCTTACCCTTTTCGCCTTGTTTCAAGAACACGGATCATCCGTGGCCGTTTTGGTGAATGCCTTTTTGGGGTTCATGGGCGGCATTGTTTCCGGAGTCCTTGCCACAGGATTCACCCCCTTGGCCGAACTTCTCTTCGGCTACACCACGGACATTCGGCTTCTAGAACTGGCCAGCATGGACCAGCCTCTTTTGCAGGAACTCATGATTCAAGCCCCGGGCACCTATCACCACAGCCTGATTGTGGGCAACATGACGGAAGCCGCGGCCAAGTCCATCGGAGCCAATTCTCTGCTTGCCAAGGTAGCGGGCTATTATCACGACATTGGCAAGATCAAGAAGCCTTTGTATTTCATCGAAAACCAGTTTGACGCAGAAAACCGGCATGAAAAACTGGCCCCGTCCATGAGCAGCCTCATTCTCATCTCCCACGTCAAAGACGGCGTGGAATTGGCTCGCAAGCACCGGCTGGGAAAACCTATCATTGACATTATTCGCCAACACCACGGCAAGAGTCTCATTTCGTACTTTTATCAGAAAGCCATGGAGGCACGGGAAAAGACCAAGACATCCAAAGGGGCGGAACTGCCTCCCATCAACATCGACGATTATCGATATCCCGGCCCGAAGCCGCAAACCAAGGAAGCTGGCTTGGTGATGCTGGCCGATATGGTGGAAGCCGCCTGCCGGTCTCTAAGTGAACCGACACCGGCGCGCATTCAAGGCATGGTCAGCCGCCTGATCAACAGCGCCTTCACCGACGGGCAGCTGGATGAATGCGAACTGACCCTCAAGGATCTGCACCAGATCGCCAAGCACTTCCATCAAATTCTGGCCACGGTGCATCACAAACGCATTGAATATCCCGCACAGGCAAGTTCAACAAAGGGCAAACCCAATGGCACAGATTCACATCAGCGAGAAGTGCGACCGGATAAAGATCGACCTGGAACGGCTGCAGCAAGTGGCCGAACGGATCTTAAACGCCTTGGACTGCAGTGA
- a CDS encoding pyridoxine 5'-phosphate synthase — protein sequence MARLAVNVDHVATVRQARLATEPDPVTAAALAELAGAQGIVVHLREDRRHIQDRDVEILRRTVKTRLNLEMAATAEMIETALRIKPDVVTLVPEKRQELTTEGGLDVVLYEEALAEAITRLHQGGISVSLFVNPDPKHVKTAAKIDADCVEIHTGLFAEAKTYAKRQEEFERIQDAAKLAAKIGLVVHAGHGVDYRNILWLRLIKEIEEFSIGHAIIARAVLVGMERAVKEMVALVQG from the coding sequence GTGGCACGGTTGGCCGTCAATGTGGACCATGTGGCGACGGTGCGGCAGGCAAGGTTGGCCACGGAGCCCGATCCGGTAACGGCTGCGGCCCTGGCAGAACTAGCCGGCGCTCAGGGCATCGTGGTCCATCTTCGGGAAGATCGACGTCATATTCAGGACCGGGACGTGGAAATTCTCCGTCGGACCGTCAAGACGCGACTCAACCTGGAGATGGCCGCTACGGCGGAAATGATCGAGACGGCGCTGCGCATCAAGCCAGATGTGGTGACCTTGGTTCCGGAAAAGCGCCAGGAACTCACCACGGAAGGGGGCTTGGACGTGGTGCTTTACGAAGAAGCTCTGGCGGAAGCCATCACGCGATTGCATCAAGGCGGCATTTCCGTCAGCTTGTTTGTCAATCCGGACCCCAAGCACGTTAAGACCGCGGCAAAAATCGACGCCGATTGCGTGGAAATCCACACGGGATTGTTCGCCGAAGCGAAAACCTACGCAAAACGGCAGGAAGAGTTCGAACGCATTCAGGATGCCGCCAAGCTGGCAGCAAAAATCGGCTTGGTGGTCCACGCGGGACACGGCGTGGATTACCGAAACATTCTGTGGCTTCGCTTGATCAAGGAAATTGAAGAATTTAGCATCGGCCACGCCATCATCGCTCGAGCCGTTTTGGTGGGCATGGAACGGGCCGTGAAAGAAATGGTCGCCTTGGTGCAAGGGTAA
- the ybeY gene encoding rRNA maturation RNase YbeY → MAERILNALDCSDGELSLVVTDDEEMADLNQRFRGVGEPTDVLSFPMREGEFGDIAPHMLGDVVISMDTAQVMAQTARCTLDEVLDLLLIHGILHLLGHDHGEPEEARTMEALTLQLLKTLGHEPARFSWYRTDFGNETKEA, encoded by the coding sequence GTGGCCGAACGGATCTTAAACGCCTTGGACTGCAGTGATGGAGAACTGAGCCTCGTCGTGACCGATGACGAGGAAATGGCCGATTTGAACCAAAGGTTTCGGGGGGTTGGTGAACCCACCGATGTTTTGTCCTTTCCCATGAGGGAAGGCGAGTTTGGGGACATTGCGCCTCACATGTTAGGGGACGTGGTCATCAGCATGGACACGGCCCAAGTCATGGCACAAACGGCCCGGTGCACGTTGGATGAGGTCCTGGATCTTCTTCTCATTCACGGCATCCTTCATCTGCTGGGTCACGACCATGGCGAGCCCGAGGAGGCGCGAACCATGGAAGCCCTGACCTTGCAGCTCCTGAAAACGCTCGGGCACGAACCCGCCCGTTTTTCCTGGTATCGAACGGATTTTGGCAATGAGACAAAGGAGGCGTAG
- a CDS encoding NAD(P)H-hydrate dehydratase: MILVTAQEMAELDRRTIEEIGLPGAVLMENAARGALAFFERVMPDLARRRVVVLAGSGNNAGDGFVIARLLHGKGVWVRVVCLRPAERLRGDALLNYRILEKIGVQPFHWNENEDFSSQFSMVRDADVIIDALLGTGLSSPVQGLYRDIIEAVNALQKPVLAVDLPSGLDASTGKVLGAAIRATATATFGLPKVGQRIGEGDALVGALHVVDIGIPPCVVASAGVTRWWLDEELCRRWLSPRPAETHKGRAGHVCLLAGSPGKTGAATLASLGAARVGAGLVTLFVPRSLNPILEVKLTEAMTLPIPETSEHSASIAAETEILDFLHGKQALAVGPGISLHPETQSLLLRLISRVPCPLVLDADALTILAGALDTLGEAPVPVIVTPHPGEMARLMSCRVADVQADRLQVAQEFSRQHGVIVLLKGHRTVIASPEGRVAINGSGTPAMASGGMGDVLTGMIAGFLAQGVEPFQAACLAAYIHGKAAENVCQGKTTRGLLASDLLEHIPLVIGALETA, from the coding sequence ATGATACTCGTAACCGCCCAAGAAATGGCGGAACTGGACCGCCGAACCATTGAAGAGATTGGTCTTCCCGGCGCCGTGCTCATGGAAAATGCCGCTCGAGGCGCCTTGGCGTTTTTCGAACGCGTCATGCCCGACCTGGCGCGACGGCGCGTGGTGGTGCTTGCCGGATCGGGCAACAACGCCGGGGATGGATTTGTCATCGCGCGACTGTTGCACGGCAAGGGGGTCTGGGTGCGCGTGGTGTGCCTGCGTCCGGCCGAACGCCTTCGAGGAGATGCGCTCCTCAACTATCGTATTTTGGAAAAGATCGGGGTCCAGCCTTTCCATTGGAATGAAAACGAGGACTTTTCGTCCCAGTTTTCGATGGTTCGCGATGCGGATGTGATCATCGACGCCCTTTTGGGAACCGGCCTTTCCAGCCCCGTTCAAGGGCTCTACCGCGATATCATCGAAGCGGTGAACGCTTTGCAAAAACCCGTTCTGGCCGTGGATCTTCCGTCCGGCCTGGACGCCTCCACAGGAAAGGTTCTGGGCGCCGCCATTCGCGCCACGGCCACGGCCACGTTTGGCTTGCCGAAGGTGGGCCAGAGAATCGGCGAAGGCGATGCCCTCGTCGGCGCGCTTCATGTGGTGGACATCGGCATTCCGCCGTGCGTGGTGGCCTCCGCAGGGGTGACCCGCTGGTGGCTCGACGAGGAACTGTGCCGTCGGTGGTTGTCGCCTCGCCCCGCTGAAACGCACAAAGGGCGAGCGGGACATGTATGCCTTCTTGCCGGGTCCCCAGGAAAAACCGGAGCGGCCACCTTGGCATCCCTTGGCGCTGCCCGGGTCGGCGCAGGGCTTGTGACCTTGTTCGTGCCCCGCTCCCTGAACCCGATTCTTGAAGTCAAACTCACCGAAGCCATGACTTTGCCCATCCCCGAAACCTCGGAACACAGCGCATCCATTGCGGCCGAGACCGAGATTCTGGACTTTCTGCACGGAAAGCAGGCTCTTGCCGTAGGTCCGGGGATTTCTCTGCACCCGGAAACCCAAAGCCTGCTGCTTCGCCTCATTTCCCGCGTACCCTGTCCCTTGGTGTTGGACGCCGATGCCCTCACCATTCTGGCCGGCGCTTTGGACACCCTTGGTGAAGCCCCCGTGCCGGTGATCGTGACGCCCCATCCCGGAGAAATGGCTCGGCTGATGTCATGCCGTGTCGCCGACGTGCAGGCGGATCGGCTTCAGGTAGCCCAGGAATTCAGCCGGCAACACGGCGTCATCGTTCTTCTCAAAGGGCACCGCACCGTGATTGCGTCGCCTGAAGGGCGCGTCGCCATCAACGGGTCCGGCACGCCGGCCATGGCATCCGGCGGCATGGGCGATGTGCTCACGGGAATGATTGCCGGGTTTCTTGCCCAAGGGGTGGAACCGTTTCAGGCGGCGTGCCTGGCCGCATACATTCACGGCAAGGCCGCAGAAAACGTTTGCCAGGGTAAGACGACGCGAGGTCTATTGGCTTCGGATCTCCTAGAGCACATTCCTCTGGTCATCGGAGCGTTGGAGACGGCATGA
- the acpS gene encoding holo-ACP synthase, which yields MGVYGIGIDLVRIDRIEAGLARWKNRFLDKVFTVTEQRACLAKKNQAACLAMRFAAKEAFAKAVGTGIRAPLFWKDMEVLNAPSGRPVICLSPRAQGLLRDLGIHAWHVSLTDDGLYGAAVVVLETAEVSPIEGLGRMGDMRNDTRNRPRNGGTGPPNH from the coding sequence ATGGGTGTCTACGGCATCGGCATCGACCTCGTGCGCATCGACCGCATCGAAGCGGGGCTTGCGCGCTGGAAAAACCGGTTTTTGGACAAGGTTTTCACCGTCACCGAACAGCGAGCCTGCTTGGCCAAGAAAAATCAAGCGGCTTGTCTGGCCATGCGTTTCGCCGCCAAGGAAGCCTTTGCCAAGGCTGTGGGCACCGGCATTCGCGCTCCCCTTTTTTGGAAAGACATGGAAGTCCTCAACGCCCCTTCAGGACGGCCCGTCATCTGCTTGTCCCCAAGGGCTCAAGGGCTCCTTCGCGATCTCGGCATCCATGCGTGGCATGTGAGCCTCACCGATGACGGCCTCTATGGGGCGGCCGTGGTAGTTTTGGAAACTGCGGAAGTAAGCCCCATTGAGGGGCTGGGCCGTATGGGAGACATGCGCAATGATACTCGTAACCGCCCAAGAAATGGCGGAACTGGACCGCCGAACCATTGA
- a CDS encoding PhoH family protein: protein MLTSRVQDSVASSRIKVFTDPSVLRDLAGERNSHLKVIEKQLDVRLHVRGTQVTITGDKAHVALAERVLDELEALLRKGYPLYASDVLYAVRILSDKPQSHLEDIFLDKVFVTSSKRVITPKSLKQKEYIEAIRTHDIVFGIGPAGTGKTYLAMAMAVSALMADQVRRIILVRPAVEAGEKLGFLPGDLAEKVNPYLRPLYDALHDMMDFEKASRLLSRGTIEVAPLAFMRGRTLNEAFVILDEAQNTTTEQMKMFLTRLGLGSKAVITGDVTQIDLPENKPSGLIEAMELLQGIRGLHFIFFSHVDVVRHRLVQDIIEAYENAESRVLSRKSPDSQ from the coding sequence TTGTTGACCTCCCGTGTTCAAGACTCCGTTGCCAGCTCTCGGATTAAGGTCTTCACCGATCCGTCCGTGCTTCGGGACCTGGCGGGGGAACGCAACAGTCATCTAAAGGTTATTGAAAAACAGTTGGATGTGCGACTTCACGTTCGTGGCACGCAGGTGACCATCACGGGCGATAAAGCACATGTGGCTCTGGCGGAGCGCGTGCTGGATGAACTGGAGGCCTTGCTGCGCAAAGGCTACCCGCTCTATGCCTCGGATGTGCTCTACGCCGTCAGAATCCTCAGCGACAAGCCTCAAAGCCACTTGGAAGACATTTTTCTCGACAAAGTCTTTGTCACATCCAGCAAACGCGTCATCACGCCCAAGAGCCTGAAGCAGAAGGAATACATCGAAGCGATTCGAACCCACGACATTGTCTTCGGCATTGGTCCTGCCGGCACGGGCAAGACCTATCTGGCCATGGCCATGGCGGTATCGGCCCTTATGGCAGATCAAGTTCGGCGCATCATTTTGGTGCGGCCCGCTGTGGAAGCGGGTGAGAAACTGGGATTTCTTCCCGGGGATCTGGCCGAAAAGGTTAACCCGTACTTGAGGCCTCTTTACGATGCGCTGCACGACATGATGGACTTTGAAAAGGCCTCCAGGCTTCTGTCGCGCGGCACCATCGAAGTGGCTCCTCTGGCCTTCATGCGTGGTCGTACCCTGAACGAGGCCTTCGTCATTTTGGATGAAGCTCAAAATACGACCACGGAACAGATGAAAATGTTCCTGACGCGCCTCGGTTTGGGCTCCAAAGCCGTGATCACCGGCGACGTCACCCAAATCGATTTACCCGAAAACAAGCCGTCCGGCCTCATCGAAGCCATGGAGCTCCTGCAGGGCATTCGAGGCCTTCATTTCATCTTCTTTTCCCATGTGGATGTAGTCCGTCACCGCCTCGTTCAGGACATCATCGAAGCCTACGAAAATGCCGAATCCAGGGTCCTGTCCAGAAAATCCCCCGACTCTCAATAG
- a CDS encoding glycine cleavage system protein R, translating into MPVEKVLIAVLGSDRPGIVAAVSRVLSENECNIEDVSQTILQSEFAGVFMASLPKGLSMEALESRLQEHLKPMDLSVLIKPVRLSIRYEPPPSQPFVVTTIGPDRLGLVAGITEVMARFGVNITNLRAAFRGGTDPRRNVMIYEVDIPLHIDQQAFRKALRQRAQDLGLDLSLQHRDIFEAIHRV; encoded by the coding sequence ATGCCTGTTGAAAAGGTGCTCATCGCCGTTCTCGGCTCGGACAGACCCGGCATCGTGGCCGCCGTTTCTCGAGTTCTGTCCGAAAATGAGTGCAACATCGAGGATGTCAGCCAAACCATTCTTCAATCGGAGTTTGCCGGGGTTTTTATGGCGTCGCTTCCCAAGGGATTGTCCATGGAGGCACTGGAGAGCCGGCTTCAGGAGCACCTCAAGCCCATGGATCTCTCGGTCCTGATCAAACCGGTCAGGCTATCGATAAGATACGAGCCCCCGCCAAGCCAACCCTTTGTGGTCACCACCATCGGGCCTGATCGCTTGGGTCTTGTGGCCGGAATAACGGAAGTCATGGCCCGCTTTGGCGTCAATATCACGAACCTGCGGGCGGCCTTTCGAGGCGGAACCGATCCTCGGCGCAATGTCATGATCTACGAAGTGGATATTCCCCTGCACATTGACCAGCAGGCTTTTCGCAAAGCCCTTCGCCAAAGGGCGCAAGACTTGGGGCTGGACCTCAGTCTTCAGCATCGGGACATCTTTGAGGCGATCCATCGTGTCTGA
- the tsaE gene encoding tRNA (adenosine(37)-N6)-threonylcarbamoyltransferase complex ATPase subunit type 1 TsaE has product MNTVICVESHAPESSLAFGRAIGERLVSGDVVALWGELGAGKTLLTRGIALGLGIPAETAITSPTFTLINEYEGRLRLYHMDGYRISDPEELETLPWREALFGHGVAVVEWPERLGSLLPAARLDVFLEILGPTSRRLRAIFHIKDLERRFADLFLSLKEGLQPKDEHDKAAFTAPS; this is encoded by the coding sequence ATGAACACAGTCATCTGCGTGGAATCCCATGCTCCGGAATCGTCTCTGGCCTTTGGGCGTGCCATAGGCGAGCGCTTGGTTTCCGGAGATGTGGTGGCTTTGTGGGGGGAACTGGGAGCGGGAAAGACCCTGCTCACCCGAGGCATCGCGCTGGGCCTAGGCATTCCCGCAGAAACGGCCATCACCAGCCCCACCTTTACCCTGATCAACGAATACGAAGGCCGCCTGCGCCTTTATCACATGGATGGCTACCGCATCAGTGATCCGGAAGAATTGGAAACCCTTCCCTGGCGGGAAGCCCTTTTTGGCCACGGTGTGGCCGTGGTGGAATGGCCGGAACGCTTGGGATCCTTGCTGCCCGCAGCGCGCCTGGATGTCTTTTTGGAAATCCTCGGACCCACCTCCCGCCGGCTGCGCGCGATCTTTCACATAAAGGACTTGGAACGCCGCTTCGCCGATCTTTTCCTTAGCCTTAAAGAAGGCCTTCAACCGAAAGATGAACATGACAAGGCCGCCTTCACGGCGCCGTCATAA